One window of the Rufibacter radiotolerans genome contains the following:
- a CDS encoding alpha-amylase family glycosyl hydrolase: MKFLYAFSILWLVTMANSFAQQVQLTLRVDMSQQTVSSNGVHVAGTFQSEAGFGSDWNPASTLLTDADNDRIYEVTLTVPAGVYQYKFINGNNWAAQPEQVPAACGQADGASNVNREVAVGASNLRLPVVSFSSCNTQLLFSVDMRQQTVAAGGVYVTGNFQALAGYGTDWSPASVPMADPDGDGIYTVNLSLPAGGLFQYKFINGTTWTGAEVVPDACGLNDGSGNFNRTVSATAAVNTAPVNKFGACGTEGVTVPSIDYSTYWWNDAVFYEIFVRSFYDSNGDGKGDFKGLIQKLDYLNDGDPNTTTDLGITGIWLMPMMESPSYHGYDVTNYYATEPDYGTMAEFEEFLTAAHARGIKVIIDFVMNHSSDQHPWFTQASASTTNTYRNWYVWSDTNPGFLGPWGQGVWHQKNGKYYYGIFYSGMPDLNWSNAQLKSTMWDVTRFWLNKGVDGYRIDAVKYLDEDGTTLENTPETFQLLQEYNQVAKAAKPNAFTVGEAWSATPQVVPYVQNKRLDVCFEFDLATAIINSVKGNNPAALKTQLNTVNRLYPKLQYATFLTNHDHNRVMDELGGNMGQMKQAAALYLTMPGIPFLYYGEEVGMSGTGVDEDKRKPMQWTPASNGGFTTGTPWRALNANVTQLNVQSMAADQGSLLNHYKKLIWVRNAQPALRKGYYQEMSVGNASVLAYARVHAQEAVVVVTNFGADALIAPTVSLPISTLQAGTYAITDLMSGQAVGTVMLNEKGSFTTWSIGNASLAADQTWVWKLTPSNLTAVSQMYDEKIFKVYPNPASGLVQVETTQPVGLVKALTVFDAAGKSHFATTFKGQKYQLNIAGLPSGIYFVKIQTGATSSMQRLVIAH; encoded by the coding sequence TTCCAATGGCGTGCATGTGGCAGGAACGTTTCAATCTGAGGCAGGCTTTGGAAGTGACTGGAACCCGGCTTCTACGCTTCTGACAGATGCAGATAATGACCGCATTTATGAAGTGACCTTAACGGTTCCGGCAGGCGTCTACCAATACAAGTTCATCAACGGAAACAACTGGGCCGCGCAGCCAGAGCAGGTGCCGGCGGCTTGTGGCCAGGCAGACGGGGCCAGCAATGTAAACCGCGAAGTAGCGGTAGGAGCTTCTAATCTGCGCCTTCCGGTGGTAAGCTTTTCCTCGTGTAATACCCAATTGCTTTTCTCTGTAGACATGCGCCAGCAAACGGTGGCGGCCGGCGGAGTATACGTAACCGGCAATTTTCAGGCCTTGGCCGGGTATGGAACCGACTGGAGCCCAGCCTCGGTACCAATGGCTGACCCGGATGGGGATGGCATTTATACGGTCAACCTCTCTTTACCCGCCGGGGGTTTGTTTCAATATAAATTTATCAATGGCACTACCTGGACCGGGGCAGAAGTAGTACCAGATGCCTGTGGTCTGAATGACGGTAGCGGTAACTTCAACCGCACCGTGTCTGCGACGGCGGCCGTCAATACCGCTCCGGTGAACAAATTTGGGGCCTGCGGCACCGAGGGCGTTACAGTGCCTTCTATTGACTACAGTACCTATTGGTGGAATGACGCGGTGTTTTATGAGATCTTTGTCCGGAGTTTCTATGACAGCAACGGCGATGGCAAGGGAGATTTTAAAGGATTGATTCAAAAACTGGATTACCTCAATGATGGCGACCCCAATACCACTACAGATTTAGGCATTACCGGCATTTGGCTTATGCCTATGATGGAATCACCCAGTTACCATGGCTATGACGTAACCAACTACTACGCCACGGAACCTGATTACGGCACCATGGCCGAGTTTGAAGAGTTTCTAACGGCCGCGCATGCCCGGGGAATAAAAGTGATCATTGACTTTGTCATGAACCACTCGTCAGACCAGCACCCATGGTTCACGCAGGCCAGCGCCAGCACCACCAATACCTACCGGAACTGGTATGTTTGGTCAGATACCAATCCTGGTTTTCTGGGTCCCTGGGGGCAAGGGGTCTGGCACCAGAAAAACGGTAAGTATTACTACGGCATTTTCTACAGCGGCATGCCAGACCTTAACTGGAGCAATGCCCAACTGAAAAGTACCATGTGGGACGTTACCCGCTTCTGGCTGAACAAAGGCGTAGACGGTTACCGGATAGATGCCGTGAAATACCTGGATGAGGACGGAACTACTCTTGAAAATACCCCGGAGACTTTCCAGCTATTGCAGGAGTACAACCAGGTAGCCAAGGCCGCCAAACCAAACGCCTTTACCGTGGGCGAAGCCTGGTCTGCCACGCCTCAGGTGGTGCCGTATGTGCAGAATAAACGGTTAGATGTCTGCTTTGAATTTGACCTGGCCACAGCCATCATTAACTCTGTGAAAGGGAATAACCCGGCGGCTTTAAAAACCCAATTGAATACCGTGAACCGTCTGTACCCAAAATTGCAGTACGCCACCTTTCTCACCAACCATGACCATAACCGGGTGATGGATGAGTTAGGGGGCAATATGGGCCAAATGAAACAAGCCGCAGCGCTGTACCTTACCATGCCAGGTATTCCTTTCCTGTATTATGGCGAGGAAGTAGGCATGTCTGGCACGGGAGTAGATGAAGATAAACGGAAGCCCATGCAATGGACCCCGGCCAGCAACGGCGGGTTCACCACCGGTACACCATGGCGAGCCCTAAATGCCAATGTCACGCAACTTAATGTGCAATCCATGGCGGCCGACCAGGGCTCTTTATTGAACCACTACAAGAAATTAATTTGGGTAAGGAATGCCCAGCCTGCCTTGCGCAAGGGGTATTATCAGGAAATGTCAGTCGGGAATGCTTCTGTATTAGCGTACGCCCGTGTGCACGCGCAGGAAGCAGTGGTGGTGGTCACCAACTTCGGGGCTGATGCCCTCATAGCGCCTACCGTATCTTTACCCATTTCTACCCTACAGGCCGGCACCTATGCCATTACGGATCTTATGTCTGGGCAAGCAGTAGGAACGGTCATGCTAAATGAAAAGGGGAGCTTTACGACCTGGTCTATTGGGAATGCCTCCCTTGCCGCAGACCAGACCTGGGTTTGGAAACTGACTCCCTCAAACCTCACCGCGGTAAGCCAAATGTATGATGAGAAAATTTTTAAAGTGTACCCCAACCCGGCCTCTGGTTTGGTGCAGGTGGAAACTACCCAGCCGGTAGGACTGGTAAAGGCGTTAACGGTTTTTGATGCCGCCGGAAAATCTCACTTCGCCACAACTTTTAAAGGCCAGAAGTACCAGTTGAATATTGCCGGTTTGCCCAGCGGAATTTATTTTGTAAAGATTCAGACCGGAGCAACTAGTTCCATGCAACGTTTGGTAATAGCCCATTAA